Proteins co-encoded in one Prunus persica cultivar Lovell chromosome G6, Prunus_persica_NCBIv2, whole genome shotgun sequence genomic window:
- the LOC18771949 gene encoding NEDD8-specific protease 1 yields the protein MGKTNPDEKILSYNDVVLRRSDLDILSGPYFLNDRIIEFYFSYLSSCSEEILLVPPSIAFCIMNYPVGQGLTEFLEPLHLPEKKLVVFPINDNDDVSEAGGGSHWSLLAFERDANKFFHHDSNRGMNSIHAKRLYNAVVSFMSVSSSATKPVYQECNSSPQQMNGYDCGLYVLAIARVICSWYGEKDEDGDKMWFSAVQGQVTPYVVARMRNEILGQIRDLMPIK from the coding sequence ATGGGAAAAACCAATCCTGATGAAAAGATTCTCAGCTACAATGATGTTGTACTCCGACGATCAGACTTGGATATCCTCAGTGGCCCATATTTTCTCAACGATCGAATCATTGAGTTCTATTTCAGTTATCTATCATCGTGTTCTGAGGAGATCCTGCTGGTTCCACCTTCGATTGCATTCTGTATAATGAATTACCCAGTTGGTCAAGGCCTAACAGAGTTCCTAGAACCTCTTCATTTGCCTGAGAAAAAACTGGTTGTCTTTCCCATCAATGACAATGATGATGTGAGTGAGGCTGGAGGCGGGTCTCACTGGAGCCTACTTGCATTTGAGAGAGACGCTAACAAATTTTTTCATCATGATAGCAATAGAGGGATGAATAGTATCCACGCCAAACGACTTTACAACGCTGTTGTTAGCTTTATGAGTGTCTCCAGTTCCGCAACTAAGCCCGTTTATCAAGAGTGTAACTCTTCACCGCAGCAAATGAACGGTTATGATTGTGGCCTGTATGTGTTGGCCATTGCAAGGGTTATATGCAGCTGGTATGGAGAGAAAGACGAAGATGGAGATAAAATGTGGTTCTCTGCTGTGCAGGGGCAGGTTACCCCATATGTTGTTGCCAGAATGCGAAACGAGATCCTCGGGCAGATCAGAGATCTCATGCCCATTAAGTGA
- the LOC18772753 gene encoding arogenate dehydratase/prephenate dehydratase 2, chloroplastic: MAASSVARSSTTPFPLNFVSKPSQSDHFPKTALNFDPRFKRCRIALALAYLRSDDNDRSRNGGDGHNHLVGGALELDSSAFEDFPYDVVSKDLHTLPRPLSSTHLSNSVSDGSRLRVAYQGVRGAYSESAAEKAYPNCEAVPCEQFDTAFEAVERWLVDRAVLPIENSLGGSIHRNYDLLLRHRLHIVGEVKLAVRHCLLANHGVEVEDLKRVLSHPQALSQCEHTLTKLGLVREAVDDTAGAAKHVAFHKLKDTGAVASSAAADIYGLTILAQDIQDDCDNVTRFLMLAREPIIPGTDRPFKTSIVFSLEEGPGVLFKALAVFALRQINLTKIESRPLRKQPLRASDDNNGRYFDYLFYVDFEASMADQSAQNALRHLKEFATFLRVLGSYPMDRSMI; encoded by the exons ATGGCGGCGTCTTCTGTTGCACGATCCTCAACAACCCCTTTCCCACTAAACTTCGTATCGAAACCCTCGCAGTCCGATCACTTTCCCAAAACAGCTTTAAACTTCGACCCTCGCTTCAAACGCTGTCGCATCGCCCTGGCCCTGGCCTATCTTCGCTCAGACGACAACGATCGCAGCAGAAACGGCGGCGACGGCCACAACCACCTGGTTGGAGGTGCTCTCGAATTGGACAGCAGCGCCTTCGAGGACTTCCCCTACGACGTCGTATCGAAAGACTTGCATACTCTCCCAA GACCTTTGTCGTCGACCCATCTCTCCAATTCGGTCTCTGATGGCTCCCGCCTTCGTGTTGCATATCAg GGGGTTCGTGGAGCATATAGTGAATCAGCTGCGGAGAAAGCATATCCAAACTGCGAAGCAGTGCCTTGTGAACAATTTGATACCGCTTTTGAA GCTGTTGAACGTTGGCTTGTGGACAGAGCAGTCTTACCAATTGAGAATTCATTAGGTGGAAGCATCCACAGAAACTATGACCTTTTACTCAGGCACAGGTTGCATATAGTAGGGGAAGTGAAACTTGCAGTTCGGCATTGCTTACTGGCTAATCATGGTGTTGAAGTGGAAGACCTGAAAAGGGTTCTTAGCCATCCACAG GCTCTTTCTCAGTGTGAGCACACGTTAACCAAGTTGGGATTGGTCCGAGAAGCAGTGGATGATACTGCTGGTGCAGCAAAG CATGTTGCTTTCCACAAACTAAAAGATACAGGAGCTGTTGCTAGCTCAGCAGCTGCAGACATTTATGGTCTGACGATACTTGCACAGGATATTCAG GATGATTGTGACAATGTGACTCGGTTTCTAATGCTTGCAAGAGAACCTATTATTCCCGGCACAGATAGACCATTCAAG ACGAGTATAGTTTTCTCACTAGAGGAAGGCCCTGGGGTCCTTTTTAAGGCGCTTGCTGTTTTTGCTTTGCGTCAAATCAATCTCACAAAG ATTGAAAGCCGTCCCTTGCGGAAGCAACCGCTGCGAGCATCTGATGATAATAATGGCAGATACTTTGACTATCTTTTTTATGTGGATTTTGAAGCATCAATGGCTGATCAAAGTGCACAAAATGCCCTTAGGCATCTGAAG GAATTCGCCACATTCTTGCGGGTGCTAGGGAGTTATCCGATGGATAGAAGCATGATATGA